Genomic DNA from Prunus persica cultivar Lovell chromosome G1, Prunus_persica_NCBIv2, whole genome shotgun sequence:
aagaaTAAATCTATTATGATATTATTTTActaatatgatttttattattttcttgttagcTAAGTTTAGGAATATTCTAGAACCTAGGGTCTCCTATGGTTCtagagtttctttgttttctatttaagcCAATTCATGGTGACGTTATATTTATCAGTTTATTCATCttattttcaatcaatatATTTGAGATTTACTCAATTTTTCTAATAGATTCCAATTTGTTGGTGGTTCCGACATTGTTATATGACTTTGATTATTATAGgttgttttcttgtatttGCTCTGTAAACTTTTTTGATACAAAGAACACTCATCCCTGGGTCTTGATgaagcttttatttatttcgcGGCggtccatatatatatatatatatatagtcctcTTCTATTGAGgaacgccctttagggtatcctacaatttttttcccaataatacaaaccatctattttttagatattcattcatagatcatccttacaaaaaaattaaacaaatcggaaaccgtttcgacatccaattgtgtcttacaaaatcaatgaacacggtactttaagaaagtactaaaatttcaataactcaattgagtggtcacatgatatcggattcaagtgattttttgtagagatgatctttgaataagtatctacaaaatagacggtttggattagtgaaatacaatccggagtgaggcctacaaggggtgtccctcaaataagcttatttgagggatccctcaatggaagctctctgtatatatatattcaattgttttgttgttggtatttttgggtcaagattgttttgttttatataatattgatattgtttcTTCTTAAGTGCTCATTTTGTATGGGCTTTTTAGGGCTTGTCTAATATATGTCCTtataatttctattttctaaacaTATACCCATCATTCTATAAATCTATGtgtaaaacccaatttcaaacttaaatgACCAGTAGGATATAAGATGTCATAGTATTCCTATGTTTTAACATCGTTGCCATcagacttcatattttatttataatttattccaagCATTTCATTGACTGCCATAATTGTAATctattaatagcatatcaatcaccccatttcttttggttgtcaTTCCCTCTAACATATCGTCCCctaaaattacaaacaaacaaaaaaattgtaaattacatatccaataatgtacatatgaaaaatataaatataaatatatacctataaaaatataggtataaaaaaatatttaaaaaaactaagttagttactttttaattgattccgtgcatttttcataaattaaaaataggttcacaataatttataaaaaatcggTACATTGTATAATTGAATTTAtgcacattttttttataaattaaaaataggtacattatttagaagaaaaaaataagttcattatacaaggtaaattgttttactaggtatacattattagagaaataggtacattatttagagaaaaaaataaggttcatttattaaaaaaaaattgtttttcataaaactaacaataaaaagatgatcaaattatttttcataaaacaagtaataggtgctttatttagagaaaaaaacaatgtacattatttagagaaaaaaataggtacattatttagagaaagaaataggttcatttaaaaaaaattctacaaaaaataataaatagattatcaaattatttttcaacataattagaATGTACACTATTATTCGTAAAAACTACaataaaatagattactagtcatataattcataaaaagatTACTAATACGTTAatgttgaatttaatatttaatttcaaataagtttctaaattaattcCTATATCCATTAAAactatttggagatttttccaaattcaacGTCTGTCATTAGTTACACCCTCCCCTTCCTCCATAACACATTAACTTATAAATAGGGGTAGTTTTGgaattcaaaaaatacaataaatcagATGTTAAGTTATATTAGGTAACTTGCTTAATTGGATCCTAGTAATCggatattatttaaaaaaattgagtattttaaataaataaaaaaagaaaaaagttataggtaattttaaatgaattttatggtCTAAgcttaatttattatttagttTAATGTTTCTATTCGACGGTTGGCGTTCCAACTAAGTTCCAACAATGCACTTTCCGGACCGAGAAAGCTGAACGTTGCATATTAGTATCCTCTCTCTTGGGAAATGAGGGAAGCACGAAGGTTTTATTAGTCTTTCTTGTTATTAATTATCTGGGAATTCCATTTGTATTATACTCATGTTGCATTTCTCTCATCTCTTGGATATATTGCACGCATGCGTGGTTTGAGTCCTTGCATTTCCCCATATTGATTAACTTTTTATTAGTGCTTTTCCCCATATTGATTAACTTTTTAAATGCAATACTCACTCAATataaaattcaatcacagCCATTGAAAGTGGCTCAATCTAATGGCTTAGAATGTGTCTTAAAATATGTGTCAAAAATTGTGTTATCCTGACCGTATAAATGTGGAATATGAAGTCAAACTATTTCTCTGCATTTCATTACTTATTGTAAATGGAGAATCGTCTAGTAAGATGGGAGGAGTTAGGCATGGACTGTTTAGCAAGTGTTTTTGAAAAGGTTGGTATGGAGTCACTGCTCCTGAATATCCCTTTTGTGTGCAAGTCATGGTACAAAGCGAGTCTCAGTCCTTGCTGCTGGCTCAGTCTCGACTTCACGGAAATTTTAACCAAGTACTACTATACTTGGAGTGAAAGCCATGATCGCTTTGTGAAAAGATTTGTAGATCGTAGCAAAGGGCATGCTACTTTTCTCAGGCTACCTGGATGCTGTACCCTCGAAGCATTCAAATATGTTGCAGATGTGTAAGCTTTCTCAAAAAGTTTTACAATGTGTTTCAATATTAGTGCATATTTTTGGTTCTGtggtttatatttttcaatattgttGGCAGGTGTCCTGGCCTCAAGGCTTCGTCTTTGCCTAGTGAACTAGTGTTTCTGCAACCTAGCATGATTATAGAACTGATTGAAAAGTGGGAAAATTTGGAGTCATTGTCATTGAAAAGTCGCATAAATATTGCTGAACTCCTTTCACCGATCAGCCTTCACTGCAAGAACTTTCGTCGTTTAGATATACATGGTGCTTCAGTAGGTGAAGATGCGGCGTTGTCGATCGTCAAATTGGTGCCTAATATTGAGCACTTAAGCTTGAGAGGGGCAAGAATTCCTCGGGGCAGTCTTATAACAATCTTACGGGGCTGTAAGAAGC
This window encodes:
- the LOC18793118 gene encoding F-box/LRR-repeat protein At3g48880, with translation MDCLASVFEKVGMESLLLNIPFVCKSWYKASLSPCCWLSLDFTEILTKYYYTWSESHDRFVKRFVDRSKGHATFLRLPGCCTLEAFKYVADVCPGLKASSLPSELVFLQPSMIIELIEKWENLESLSLKSRINIAELLSPISLHCKNFRRLDIHGASVGEDAALSIVKLVPNIEHLSLRGARIPRGSLITILRGCKKLVCLDVSGGIGFDEEDEEISKLASHITNFSCQGSRPRLDYDYDSDSHDYYDSDDDYDDDEYAGSDGYYCSGGSSD